In Candidatus Binatia bacterium, a single genomic region encodes these proteins:
- a CDS encoding DEAD/DEAH box helicase, giving the protein MPVALAGRDVFASAPTGSGKTAAFGIPLLQNLLERRAHRRAALVLTPTRELAQQIAEHLRQLAKHTNLRVTPIYGGVAMRPQINAMRRGTDVVVATPGRLIDLMQQGEASLGNVEIFVLDEADRMLDMGFLPAVKRIVAKLPADRQTLCFSATLAGAVLALAREFLRDPVRINLAPPTPVETVTQWVYEVEPHKKTDLLVDLLKDGRVFNALVFTRTKSRAERVTSALVRNRVDVERIHGDRSQAQRSRALEAFKKGRYRVLVATDVAARGIDINDLGHVINYDVPAEPADYIHRIGRTARAQKAGDAITFVSRDEAGSFARIEGAIGAPLKRSEHAFMEQGSGRASTVEPQVRRRSFQRRRRR; this is encoded by the coding sequence CGCGCCCACCGCCGTGCCGCGCTGGTCTTGACCCCGACTCGCGAGCTCGCGCAGCAAATTGCCGAGCATCTTCGGCAGTTGGCAAAACACACCAACCTACGCGTCACGCCGATTTACGGAGGCGTGGCAATGAGACCGCAGATCAATGCCATGCGCCGCGGCACCGACGTCGTCGTCGCAACGCCCGGACGGCTCATCGATTTAATGCAGCAGGGCGAAGCTTCTCTCGGCAACGTCGAGATCTTCGTGCTCGACGAAGCGGACCGTATGCTCGATATGGGGTTCTTACCGGCCGTAAAACGCATCGTCGCTAAACTCCCGGCCGACCGCCAAACGCTTTGTTTCTCGGCAACGCTCGCCGGCGCGGTGCTCGCGCTTGCGCGCGAGTTTCTCCGCGATCCCGTGCGCATCAACTTAGCGCCCCCGACGCCGGTAGAAACCGTAACCCAGTGGGTGTACGAAGTGGAGCCGCACAAGAAAACCGATCTCCTCGTGGACCTGCTCAAAGATGGACGCGTCTTCAATGCGCTCGTCTTTACGCGGACCAAGTCGCGGGCCGAGCGCGTTACCAGTGCCTTGGTGCGAAATCGCGTCGATGTCGAACGCATCCACGGCGATCGTTCGCAGGCGCAGCGCTCGCGCGCTCTCGAGGCATTTAAGAAAGGACGCTATCGGGTCTTAGTCGCCACCGACGTCGCCGCGCGGGGCATCGACATCAACGATCTCGGGCACGTCATAAATTACGACGTTCCGGCGGAACCCGCCGATTACATACACCGTATCGGGCGCACGGCGCGCGCGCAAAAAGCCGGCGACGCAATTACGTTCGTTTCGCGCGACGAGGCCGGCTCGTTCGCACGCATCGAAGGCGCGATCGGCGCGCCCCTCAAGCGCAGCGAGCACGCCTTCATGGAACAGGGATCTGGTCGCGCGTCTACGGTCGAGCCGCAGGTGCGCCGCCGATCGTTTCAGCGCCGCCGCCGCCGCTGA
- a CDS encoding alpha/beta hydrolase: MALALAVLALFLSIWIVVPGPIVPLFVLTVGGTELWPILTVVSAVVLFVALRSRSSTRPAAVIIALVALFCTLVPPIAYAIQGPRLPLTAWLMPLSGRARSTAVRPDAPFVLAIYGGAWEHGSPSSDARFNAIVASWGYRVVPLNYPHAPRARWPAQRDAILRQIDSLPAGRIAVLGHSSGAQLAIIAAALRPHRISAVITYESPLDLRLAYEYPPKPDLIDVRQVMLDLCGGTPEQQPACYRSASPRYVIHAGMPPVLMIAAGRDHVVQPDVERFLRDELRSYGVSVAYVELPWADHAFEDVATGFHDRVALWYVRRFLELHFGTDRSRSEGRGI, from the coding sequence ATGGCGCTCGCGCTGGCAGTACTGGCTTTATTTCTCTCTATTTGGATCGTGGTCCCGGGCCCGATCGTTCCGCTATTCGTTCTGACGGTCGGTGGTACCGAGCTGTGGCCGATCTTGACGGTTGTTAGCGCCGTCGTCCTGTTCGTCGCGTTGCGTTCGCGCAGCTCCACGCGACCCGCGGCCGTCATTATCGCGCTCGTCGCCCTGTTTTGCACGCTGGTCCCGCCGATTGCGTACGCGATACAAGGCCCCCGTCTCCCGTTGACGGCTTGGCTCATGCCGCTTTCCGGACGTGCGCGCTCGACCGCCGTTCGCCCGGACGCTCCTTTCGTGCTCGCGATTTATGGTGGCGCGTGGGAGCATGGTTCGCCAAGCAGCGACGCGCGATTCAACGCGATCGTCGCCTCTTGGGGCTATCGCGTCGTCCCGCTAAACTATCCGCACGCGCCTCGCGCGCGCTGGCCCGCGCAACGCGACGCGATCCTTCGCCAGATCGATTCACTGCCGGCCGGCCGCATCGCCGTGCTTGGGCATTCGTCCGGCGCTCAGTTGGCGATTATCGCGGCAGCTCTGCGGCCGCACCGCATCAGCGCCGTGATAACCTACGAGAGTCCGCTGGACCTTCGACTCGCCTATGAGTATCCACCCAAGCCCGACTTGATCGACGTGCGCCAGGTGATGCTCGATCTTTGCGGCGGCACGCCGGAGCAGCAACCCGCATGCTATCGAAGCGCATCGCCCCGGTACGTCATTCATGCGGGCATGCCGCCGGTCCTCATGATCGCGGCAGGTCGCGACCACGTCGTCCAACCTGACGTGGAACGCTTCTTGCGCGACGAACTGCGAAGTTACGGCGTGAGCGTTGCGTACGTCGAGCTGCCTTGGGCCGATCACGCCTTCGAGGATGTTGCCACCGGCTTTCACGACCGCGTCGCGCTGTGGTACGTCCGCCGGTTCCTGGAACTTCATTTCGGTACGGACCGCTCGCGGAGCGAGGGGCGTGGAATATGA
- a CDS encoding 5'-3' exonuclease H3TH domain-containing protein, with amino-acid sequence MKTIVHLVDGTYELFRHFYGLRRVTDGRPRRYGAAAGVLNTVLQMIGEGATHVGVATDHVIESFRNALWSGYKTGAGIDPALRAQFEPLEDALRAMGIPVWAMIELEADDALASAATIASQQSRVEKVCIWTPDKDLAQCVREDRVVQIDRRSKIVRDAAGVRAKFGVDPDLIPDYLALVGDAADGYPGIPGIGPKSAAALLTRYGAIERFPSEVLGERYRLALLFKELATLRTDAKLFADVDELEWHGPTAGFPAACERLDAPDLLVRATRAARARYAEAREDPANF; translated from the coding sequence ATGAAGACCATCGTTCATCTCGTCGACGGAACCTACGAACTTTTCCGCCATTTCTATGGACTGCGCCGCGTCACCGATGGGAGGCCGCGACGCTACGGGGCTGCTGCCGGAGTGCTCAATACCGTGCTGCAAATGATCGGCGAGGGTGCCACGCATGTCGGCGTCGCCACCGATCACGTTATCGAGTCCTTCCGCAACGCGCTTTGGAGCGGCTACAAAACAGGAGCAGGAATCGATCCCGCGCTTCGCGCGCAGTTCGAGCCGCTCGAGGACGCGTTGCGGGCGATGGGCATTCCGGTTTGGGCGATGATCGAGCTCGAGGCAGATGATGCGTTGGCGTCGGCGGCCACAATCGCATCGCAGCAATCTCGCGTAGAGAAAGTCTGCATTTGGACGCCGGATAAGGATCTCGCACAATGCGTGCGCGAGGATCGCGTCGTGCAAATCGACCGAAGGAGCAAGATCGTCCGCGACGCTGCCGGCGTCCGAGCTAAGTTTGGGGTAGACCCCGACCTCATACCCGACTATCTTGCGCTCGTTGGCGATGCCGCCGACGGCTATCCCGGCATTCCGGGCATCGGGCCGAAGAGCGCAGCCGCTCTCCTCACGCGTTATGGCGCGATCGAACGGTTCCCGTCCGAGGTGCTCGGTGAGCGATACCGTCTCGCGCTGTTATTCAAAGAACTCGCAACGCTTCGAACCGATGCAAAACTCTTTGCAGACGTCGACGAGCTTGAGTGGCACGGGCCCACCGCCGGGTTTCCCGCGGCGTGCGAGCGGCTCGACGCCCCGGATCTTCTCGTGCGTGCTACCAGAGCCGCGCGAGCTCGTTACGCAGAGGCGCGAGAAGATCCAGCGAACTTCTAA
- a CDS encoding Flp family type IVb pilin, with protein MLTTITSMIRDEEGATMVEYGLLVALIAMIALVAVQTLGKNLSSLFSTTASSI; from the coding sequence ATGCTGACCACAATCACCTCAATGATTCGCGACGAAGAAGGCGCTACAATGGTCGAGTACGGCCTGCTGGTCGCCTTGATCGCGATGATTGCCCTGGTCGCCGTTCAGACTCTCGGAAAGAATCTGAGCAGCCTGTTCAGTACCACAGCTTCGTCGATCTAA
- a CDS encoding Flp family type IVb pilin — translation MFAIFEPIIRDEDGATMVEYGLLVALIAMIALIAVQTLGINLSSMFSTVAGSV, via the coding sequence ATGTTTGCTATTTTCGAGCCCATCATCCGCGACGAAGACGGGGCCACGATGGTTGAGTACGGCCTCCTAGTCGCCTTGATTGCCATGATTGCGCTCATTGCGGTGCAGACTCTCGGAATCAACTTAAGCTCCATGTTCAGCACCGTAGCGGGTTCAGTCTAA